One Acanthopagrus latus isolate v.2019 chromosome 12, fAcaLat1.1, whole genome shotgun sequence genomic region harbors:
- the LOC119029741 gene encoding leukemia inhibitory factor receptor translates to MVGGGFQLDLSDSKCSPHLLLLGLILLHHTTFSSHGRASSVILDPTIISLKYQHCGVHPDGVRDLDCFSTNKKSGLKTCKWKPGDGASDKTYTLTIQQSNKFFRAHINITGVSKEIRLYENYNMTVEVYENSESANCTKAVFRGSPEKLWRCGPPHTASFSRHSGRLAVDVSWPQGDRKYIQDYDIRYKAADSLLWSESRSRNREKCTVEHVNASLVYTVQIKCVATSKCSQCLWSDSYTVPSELMTQPVIVSLKDEDFAGSKGRRLITLTWRFSAKELHDGYRVTVRKASGEATPEQINTTQPEITLILSYSAYHFNISAVNNASTSPGVTYIIPQREDEPATGAGKLNVTVHSNTSFTIYWEDNLIKKYVCYSAEWIKKGHKSAHMSFFQDADNCKTISPLPEPLEPYVRYSITLHTRPNKDTCNMKRINNSESTYGSTQFYFIEGSPVSAPNISNHNVTLNSVLLQWTSIPEEDIQGFLLGYIIHYTEFQNWGARTERNITVDPEINSYKLSDLKSGTAYEVQISGFTRAGEGVRSKESLFKTTPKDSNLGFIAVFAVLAIVLFCGHPIIKRTKVILWPSIPNPRNSNAMQKIEGNCELELLQSLKTLQVEEWDTNSLQIVEKEDVLPASTLTSMLPHLHSSEDEEDSEDMSCEWFQRDSEDPSDDIFPDDSTELVSEIERTDLQTPTQAFPTGYTTMEMFQQGMPQPVSTPVTQENEPEEADLTAVKSSLDYVRQFSTSPILDSEDVSTIL, encoded by the exons TGATTTTGGATCCGACGATCATTTCCCTCAAATATCAGCACTGTGGGGTTCACCCAG acGGCGTCCGTGATTTAGATTGTTTTagtacaaacaaaaaatcagGGCTTAAAACCTGTAAGTGGAAACCAGGAGACGGCGCATCAGACAAGACGTACACACTCACCATACAACA AAGCAATAAATTTTTCCGCGCTCACATCAACATCACCGGCGTCTCGAAGGAGATCAGGTTATATGAAAACTACAACATGACTGTGGAGGTTTATGAAAACAGCGAGTCAGCAAACTGCACTAAAGCAGTTTTCCGAGGTTCACCAGAGAAGTTGT GGCGATGTGGTCCTCCACACACCGCGTCCTTCAGCCGCCACTCTGGGAGATTAGCTGTGGATGTGAGCTGGCCACAGGGCGACAGGAAGTACATTCAGGATTACGACATTAGATATAAAGCAGCGGACAGCCTACTGTGGAGTGAG TCACGATCccgaaacagagagaaatgtacAGTGGAGCATGTGAACGCCTCGCTGGTCTACACTGTGCAGATAAAGTGCGTCGCTACGAGTAAATGCTCGCAGTGTTTATGGAGTGACTCCTACACCGTCCCATCAG AACTGATGACGCAGCCTGTCATCGTCAGCCTTAAAGATGAGGACTTTGCAGGGAGTAAAGGCCGCCGGCTAATCACTTTAACCTGGAGG TTTTCTGCCAAAGAGCTGCATGATGGGTACCGCGTGACGGTCAGGAAGGCATCGGGAGAGGCCACGCCGGAGCAGATCAACACCACGCAGCCTGAGATTACACTGATTCTCTCCTATTCAGCGTATCATTTCAACATCAGTGCCGTCAACAACGCCAGCACTTCTCCAGGCGTGACTTACATTATACCACAGAGAGAAGACGAGCCCG CTACGGGAGCTGGGAAGCTGAACGTGACAGTCCACAGCAACACGTCTTTTACAATCTACTGGGAAGACAATCTCATCAAAAAGTATGTCTGCTACTCCGCAGAGTGGATTAAGAAAGGACATAAATCAGCccacatgtctttttttcaggaTGCAGACAACTGCAAGACCATATCTCCTCTACCAG AGCCTCTGGAGCCTTACGTGAGATACAGCATCACTCTGCACACCAGACCCAACAAGGACACCTGCAACATGAAGCGTATCAACAACAGCGAAAGCACCTATGGGAGCACACAGTTCTATTTCATTGAAGGAT CTCCTGTCAGTGCCCCAAACATCAGCAACCACAATGTGACTCTGaactctgtgctgctgcagtggacgTCCATCCCAGAGGAGGACATCCAAGGTTTTCTACTGGGCTACATAATCCACTACACTGAGTTTCAAAATTGGGGGGCAAGAACAGAGAGAA ATATTACAGTGGATCCAGAAATAAACAGCTACAAATTGTCAGATCTTAAAAGCGGCACCGCGTACGAAGTCCAAATATCAGGCTTCACCCGCGCAGGAGAGGGAGTACGAAGCAAAGAAAGCCTCTTCAAAACAACCCCTAAAG ATTCTAATCTCGGTTTCATCGCAGTCTTTGCAGTCTTGGCCATTGTGCTGTTTTGCGGACATCCGATAATAAAAAG GACAAAAGTCATTTTGTGGCCAAGCATACCCAACCCAAGGAATAGCAATGCAATGCAGAAAATAGAAGGAAATTGTGAACTG GAACTACTACAGTCCCTCAAAACCCTGCAGGTGGAAGAATGGGATACAAACAGTCTTCAGATCGTTGAGAAAGAAGACGTGCTCCCTGCTAGCACGTTAACATCAATGCTACCGCATCTCCATTCctcagaggatgaggaagacTCTGAAGACATGTCTTGTGAGTGGTTCCAAAGAGACAGCGAGGATCCGTCTGACGACATCTTCCCAGACGATAGTACAGAGTTGGTCTCGGAAATCGAACGGACAGACCTCCAGACCCCAACTCAGGCATTTCCAACGGGATACACAACGATGGAAATGTTTCAGCAGGGGATGCCTCAGCCAGTGAGTACACCAGTTACTCAAGAAAATGAACCAGAGGAAGCGGACTTGACCGCGGTGAAATCAAGTTTGGACTACGTGAGGCAATTTAGCACCAGTCCGATCTTGGACAGCGAGGATGTCTCCACGATTTTATGA
- the srek1 gene encoding splicing regulatory glutamine/lysine-rich protein 1 isoform X1, with protein sequence MSGIPGTAVVQVTNLSSAVSSEQMRTLFGFLGDIEELRLYPPDNAPLSFSSKVCYIKYRDPSSVGVAQHLTNTVFVDRALIVVPCAEGKIPEEAKALSLLAPTTPVPSLIPGGGLLPIPTPAPLQNLNLPIVNRISATLDPTASANSQPPLMGNVDPSKIDEIRRTVYVGNLNSQTTTAEQLLEFFKQVGDVKFVRMAGDETQPTRFAFVEFVEQDSVARALTFNGVMFGDRPLKVNHSNNAIVKPPELTPQAAAKELESVMKRVREAQSTIAAAIEPADIKKRSSSRSRRGRRSRSRSRSRSPSRSRRKRSRSKHRPPQRLWPRGDSHSSRGGHKRRSRSRDRRHSRSRSRGHKRRSKDRSRSPRRKARSPSPKRGKKDKKRERSRDRRDRSTSRKRSRKDEDRIKSKAKPMKEEDIIRDLVFPFAPYGRQKCPMNTCQLRGRHYVERDYDREEKDDFESDREDSATHSDDMTSSPCAQHNGSYKTHNEEDTPMGADGTK encoded by the exons ATGAGCGGGATCCCGGGGACCGCTGTCGTCCAGGTCACCAACCTGTCCTCGGCCGTGAGCAGCGAGCAGATGCGCACTCTGTTCGGTTTCCTGGGAGACATCGAGGAGCTGCGGCTCTACCCGCCCGA CAATGCCCCTCTGTCTTTCTCGTCCAAAGTGTGTTATATAAAGTACCGAGACCCCTCCAGTGTTGGTGTGGCGCAACATCTCACCAATactgtgtttgttgacagagCTTTGATAGTAGTGCCCTGTGCGGAAG GGAAAATCCCGGAGGAGGCCAAGGCTTTGTCACTTTTGGCACCTACCACCCCAGTACCCAGTCTGATCCCTGGTGGGGGGCTGCTGCCTATTCCTACTCCAGCCCCACTTCAGAAT CTCAACCTCCCCATAGTGAATCGGATATCAGCTACTCTGGACCCCACAGCTTCAGCTAACTCCCAGCCCCCCCTCATGGGAAATGTGGATCCCTCAAAGATCGATGAGATCAGGAGGACCGTCTATGTTGGCAACTTGAACTCACAG accACCACcgcagagcagctgctggagttCTTCAAGCAGGTGGGAGATGTGAAGTTTGTACGAATGGCTGGAGACGAGACTCAGCCAACGCGTTTTGCCTTCGTGGAGTTTGTCGAGCAGGATTCTGTTGCCAGAGCTCTGACCTTCAACGGAGTCATGTTCGGAGACAGGCCCTTGAA GGTTAATCATTCCAACAACGCCATTGTAAAGCCTCCCGAGCTGACGCCACAGGCTGCTGCGAAGGAGCTAGAGAGTGTTATGAAGAGGGTGAGGGAAGCCCAGTCTACCATTGCAGCTGCTATAGAGCCAG CGGACATAAAGAAGCGTTCCTCCAGTCGGTCCAGAAGGGGGCGGAGGTCTCGCTCGAGGTCGCGCTCCCGTTCGCCCTCGAGGTCGCGCAGGAAAAGGTCCCGTTCGAAACACAG ACCGCCACAGAGGTTGTGGCCGAGAGGTGACTCCCACAGTTCCCGAGGCGGCCACAAGAGGCGCTCTCGCTCCAGAGACAGAAGGCACAGTCGAAGTCGATCAAG GGGCCACAAGAGGAGGAGTAAGGATCGGTCCAGGAGCCCTCGGAGGAAAGCCAGGTCACCCTCACCGAAAAG AGgtaagaaagacaagaagagggAGCGCAGCAGGGACAGGCGGGACCGCTCCACATCCAGAAAGAGGAGCCGCAAGGACGAGGACAGGATAAAGAGCAAGGCCAAGCCAATGAAG GAGGAAGACATTATTCGCGACCTTGTTTTCCCCTTCGCTCCTTATGGCCGGCAGAAGTGCCCAATGAACACCTGCCAACTGAGAGGGCGGCATTAT GTGGAAAGGGACTATGACCGAGAGGAGAAGGACGACTTTGAAAGCGACAGAGAAGACTCGGCCACACACAGCGACGACATGACGTCATCACCCTGCGCCCAGCACAACGGCAGCTACAAGACTCACAACGAGGAGGACACACCTATGGGTGCGGACGGCACCAAGTGA
- the srek1 gene encoding splicing regulatory glutamine/lysine-rich protein 1 isoform X3 gives MVHDQYVSSTGKIPEEAKALSLLAPTTPVPSLIPGGGLLPIPTPAPLQNLNLPIVNRISATLDPTASANSQPPLMGNVDPSKIDEIRRTVYVGNLNSQTTTAEQLLEFFKQVGDVKFVRMAGDETQPTRFAFVEFVEQDSVARALTFNGVMFGDRPLKVNHSNNAIVKPPELTPQAAAKELESVMKRVREAQSTIAAAIEPADIKKRSSSRSRRGRRSRSRSRSRSPSRSRRKRSRSKHRPPQRLWPRGDSHSSRGGHKRRSRSRDRRHSRSRSRGHKRRSKDRSRSPRRKARSPSPKRGKKDKKRERSRDRRDRSTSRKRSRKDEDRIKSKAKPMKEEDIIRDLVFPFAPYGRQKCPMNTCQLRGRHYVERDYDREEKDDFESDREDSATHSDDMTSSPCAQHNGSYKTHNEEDTPMGADGTK, from the exons ATGGTTCATGACCAATATGTTTCCAGTACAG GGAAAATCCCGGAGGAGGCCAAGGCTTTGTCACTTTTGGCACCTACCACCCCAGTACCCAGTCTGATCCCTGGTGGGGGGCTGCTGCCTATTCCTACTCCAGCCCCACTTCAGAAT CTCAACCTCCCCATAGTGAATCGGATATCAGCTACTCTGGACCCCACAGCTTCAGCTAACTCCCAGCCCCCCCTCATGGGAAATGTGGATCCCTCAAAGATCGATGAGATCAGGAGGACCGTCTATGTTGGCAACTTGAACTCACAG accACCACcgcagagcagctgctggagttCTTCAAGCAGGTGGGAGATGTGAAGTTTGTACGAATGGCTGGAGACGAGACTCAGCCAACGCGTTTTGCCTTCGTGGAGTTTGTCGAGCAGGATTCTGTTGCCAGAGCTCTGACCTTCAACGGAGTCATGTTCGGAGACAGGCCCTTGAA GGTTAATCATTCCAACAACGCCATTGTAAAGCCTCCCGAGCTGACGCCACAGGCTGCTGCGAAGGAGCTAGAGAGTGTTATGAAGAGGGTGAGGGAAGCCCAGTCTACCATTGCAGCTGCTATAGAGCCAG CGGACATAAAGAAGCGTTCCTCCAGTCGGTCCAGAAGGGGGCGGAGGTCTCGCTCGAGGTCGCGCTCCCGTTCGCCCTCGAGGTCGCGCAGGAAAAGGTCCCGTTCGAAACACAG ACCGCCACAGAGGTTGTGGCCGAGAGGTGACTCCCACAGTTCCCGAGGCGGCCACAAGAGGCGCTCTCGCTCCAGAGACAGAAGGCACAGTCGAAGTCGATCAAG GGGCCACAAGAGGAGGAGTAAGGATCGGTCCAGGAGCCCTCGGAGGAAAGCCAGGTCACCCTCACCGAAAAG AGgtaagaaagacaagaagagggAGCGCAGCAGGGACAGGCGGGACCGCTCCACATCCAGAAAGAGGAGCCGCAAGGACGAGGACAGGATAAAGAGCAAGGCCAAGCCAATGAAG GAGGAAGACATTATTCGCGACCTTGTTTTCCCCTTCGCTCCTTATGGCCGGCAGAAGTGCCCAATGAACACCTGCCAACTGAGAGGGCGGCATTAT GTGGAAAGGGACTATGACCGAGAGGAGAAGGACGACTTTGAAAGCGACAGAGAAGACTCGGCCACACACAGCGACGACATGACGTCATCACCCTGCGCCCAGCACAACGGCAGCTACAAGACTCACAACGAGGAGGACACACCTATGGGTGCGGACGGCACCAAGTGA
- the srek1 gene encoding splicing regulatory glutamine/lysine-rich protein 1 isoform X2 produces the protein MSGIPGTAVVQVTNLSSAVSSEQMRTLFGFLGDIEELRLYPPDNAPLSFSSKVCYIKYRDPSSVGVAQHLTNTVFVDRALIVVPCAEGKIPEEAKALSLLAPTTPVPSLIPGGGLLPIPTPAPLQNLNLPIVNRISATLDPTASANSQPPLMGNVDPSKIDEIRRTVYVGNLNSQTTTAEQLLEFFKQVGDVKFVRMAGDETQPTRFAFVEFVEQDSVARALTFNGVMFGDRPLKVNHSNNAIVKPPELTPQAAAKELESVMKRVREAQSTIAAAIEPADIKKRSSSRSRRGRRSRSRSRSRSPSRSRRKRSRSKHRPPQRLWPRGDSHSSRGGHKRRSRSRDRRHSRSRSRGHKRRSKDRSRSPRRKARSPSPKRGKKDKKRERSRDRRDRSTSRKRSRKDEDRIKSKAKPMKVERDYDREEKDDFESDREDSATHSDDMTSSPCAQHNGSYKTHNEEDTPMGADGTK, from the exons ATGAGCGGGATCCCGGGGACCGCTGTCGTCCAGGTCACCAACCTGTCCTCGGCCGTGAGCAGCGAGCAGATGCGCACTCTGTTCGGTTTCCTGGGAGACATCGAGGAGCTGCGGCTCTACCCGCCCGA CAATGCCCCTCTGTCTTTCTCGTCCAAAGTGTGTTATATAAAGTACCGAGACCCCTCCAGTGTTGGTGTGGCGCAACATCTCACCAATactgtgtttgttgacagagCTTTGATAGTAGTGCCCTGTGCGGAAG GGAAAATCCCGGAGGAGGCCAAGGCTTTGTCACTTTTGGCACCTACCACCCCAGTACCCAGTCTGATCCCTGGTGGGGGGCTGCTGCCTATTCCTACTCCAGCCCCACTTCAGAAT CTCAACCTCCCCATAGTGAATCGGATATCAGCTACTCTGGACCCCACAGCTTCAGCTAACTCCCAGCCCCCCCTCATGGGAAATGTGGATCCCTCAAAGATCGATGAGATCAGGAGGACCGTCTATGTTGGCAACTTGAACTCACAG accACCACcgcagagcagctgctggagttCTTCAAGCAGGTGGGAGATGTGAAGTTTGTACGAATGGCTGGAGACGAGACTCAGCCAACGCGTTTTGCCTTCGTGGAGTTTGTCGAGCAGGATTCTGTTGCCAGAGCTCTGACCTTCAACGGAGTCATGTTCGGAGACAGGCCCTTGAA GGTTAATCATTCCAACAACGCCATTGTAAAGCCTCCCGAGCTGACGCCACAGGCTGCTGCGAAGGAGCTAGAGAGTGTTATGAAGAGGGTGAGGGAAGCCCAGTCTACCATTGCAGCTGCTATAGAGCCAG CGGACATAAAGAAGCGTTCCTCCAGTCGGTCCAGAAGGGGGCGGAGGTCTCGCTCGAGGTCGCGCTCCCGTTCGCCCTCGAGGTCGCGCAGGAAAAGGTCCCGTTCGAAACACAG ACCGCCACAGAGGTTGTGGCCGAGAGGTGACTCCCACAGTTCCCGAGGCGGCCACAAGAGGCGCTCTCGCTCCAGAGACAGAAGGCACAGTCGAAGTCGATCAAG GGGCCACAAGAGGAGGAGTAAGGATCGGTCCAGGAGCCCTCGGAGGAAAGCCAGGTCACCCTCACCGAAAAG AGgtaagaaagacaagaagagggAGCGCAGCAGGGACAGGCGGGACCGCTCCACATCCAGAAAGAGGAGCCGCAAGGACGAGGACAGGATAAAGAGCAAGGCCAAGCCAATGAAG GTGGAAAGGGACTATGACCGAGAGGAGAAGGACGACTTTGAAAGCGACAGAGAAGACTCGGCCACACACAGCGACGACATGACGTCATCACCCTGCGCCCAGCACAACGGCAGCTACAAGACTCACAACGAGGAGGACACACCTATGGGTGCGGACGGCACCAAGTGA
- the srek1 gene encoding splicing regulatory glutamine/lysine-rich protein 1 isoform X4, with translation MSGIPGTAVVQVTNLSSAVSSEQMRTLFGFLGDIEELRLYPPDNAPLSFSSKVCYIKYRDPSSVGVAQHLTNTVFVDRALIVVPCAEGKIPEEAKALSLLAPTTPVPSLIPGGGLLPIPTPAPLQNLNLPIVNRISATLDPTASANSQPPLMGNVDPSKIDEIRRTVYVGNLNSQTTTAEQLLEFFKQVGDVKFVRMAGDETQPTRFAFVEFVEQDSVARALTFNGVMFGDRPLKVNHSNNAIVKPPELTPQAAAKELESVMKRVREAQSTIAAAIEPADIKKRSSSRSRRGRRSRSRSRSRSPSRSRRKRSRSKHRPPQRLWPRGDSHSSRGGHKRRSRSRDRRHSRSRSSADLLSQEGSPGATRGGVRIGPGALGGKPGHPHRKEVRKTRRGSAAGTGGTAPHPERGAARTRTG, from the exons ATGAGCGGGATCCCGGGGACCGCTGTCGTCCAGGTCACCAACCTGTCCTCGGCCGTGAGCAGCGAGCAGATGCGCACTCTGTTCGGTTTCCTGGGAGACATCGAGGAGCTGCGGCTCTACCCGCCCGA CAATGCCCCTCTGTCTTTCTCGTCCAAAGTGTGTTATATAAAGTACCGAGACCCCTCCAGTGTTGGTGTGGCGCAACATCTCACCAATactgtgtttgttgacagagCTTTGATAGTAGTGCCCTGTGCGGAAG GGAAAATCCCGGAGGAGGCCAAGGCTTTGTCACTTTTGGCACCTACCACCCCAGTACCCAGTCTGATCCCTGGTGGGGGGCTGCTGCCTATTCCTACTCCAGCCCCACTTCAGAAT CTCAACCTCCCCATAGTGAATCGGATATCAGCTACTCTGGACCCCACAGCTTCAGCTAACTCCCAGCCCCCCCTCATGGGAAATGTGGATCCCTCAAAGATCGATGAGATCAGGAGGACCGTCTATGTTGGCAACTTGAACTCACAG accACCACcgcagagcagctgctggagttCTTCAAGCAGGTGGGAGATGTGAAGTTTGTACGAATGGCTGGAGACGAGACTCAGCCAACGCGTTTTGCCTTCGTGGAGTTTGTCGAGCAGGATTCTGTTGCCAGAGCTCTGACCTTCAACGGAGTCATGTTCGGAGACAGGCCCTTGAA GGTTAATCATTCCAACAACGCCATTGTAAAGCCTCCCGAGCTGACGCCACAGGCTGCTGCGAAGGAGCTAGAGAGTGTTATGAAGAGGGTGAGGGAAGCCCAGTCTACCATTGCAGCTGCTATAGAGCCAG CGGACATAAAGAAGCGTTCCTCCAGTCGGTCCAGAAGGGGGCGGAGGTCTCGCTCGAGGTCGCGCTCCCGTTCGCCCTCGAGGTCGCGCAGGAAAAGGTCCCGTTCGAAACACAG ACCGCCACAGAGGTTGTGGCCGAGAGGTGACTCCCACAGTTCCCGAGGCGGCCACAAGAGGCGCTCTCGCTCCAGAGACAGAAGGCACAGTCGAAGTCGATCAAG TGCCGACCTGCTGTCCCAGGAGGGGTCACCAG GGGCCACAAGAGGAGGAGTAAGGATCGGTCCAGGAGCCCTCGGAGGAAAGCCAGGTCACCCTCACCGAAAAG AGgtaagaaagacaagaagagggAGCGCAGCAGGGACAGGCGGGACCGCTCCACATCCAGAAAGAGGAGCCGCAAGGACGAGGACAGGATAA